ACCATCCACTTGCAATCGCAACATGGATCGAGCCCACCATTTTCGGACTTCAGATACGTATGGCCATCAACAGTATGGAAGTATATTCAGTGCCATATAACGTAGCTTACCACCACTGGTACCATTTGTGCCATTCCTGGGAAGGGGCATCTGGACGTTGGCTTCTCTATGTTGACGGCGAATTAATTGGACAGGGGTTCGACAGTACTGTGCGTCCTCAATGGATTCCAGGAAATGGAACTGTTGTTTTTGGACAGCAACAGAATAATTTTGACCTCAGTCCAGATCGGCCCGGTGGATTCCAGTCGTCCGCGGGAGTCGAGGGAGAAATGACCCTCATGTTCTTTGACAGCCGACCATTACGCCATGACATCCAAAGTCTTGGAGCTAGTGGGAATGTTAAAGGTGAGATCTTAGGTACGAAGTTGACAAGCGACATCGACCGCAACGTATGGGAGGTAAAACCAGGGAGCGTCGATTGTTTTAACCAGCCCCAAGGCGACATCGTTGCATGGGGCGTCACACAAATCGAACTGATGGGTGGTGCCCTCATGGTTGAGGCGAAACCATCATGTGGTGACTTCTAAGTTCCCAATTGCTGCTATTTCAACATGCCCGAAAGCTAAGCGTGAATTCTGattaataaatatataaagtTTTAGACGTTATACGAACCGTTGTATTACGCCAACATTTTACATTACAAAGGTTTTAAAAAGCATATCGTGTACGAATGTCTTCCAGTTTCTTAGACACTTCATTTGGAGCACGGTCGAGATCGTCGGCTACCGCCTTTTGTTTACTTGAATCGATCGAGTTAAACTGTTCGCAAAGATCGCCGTCGATTACATTCTGTAacagaatttcaaaaattaatcTTTGCTGTGTaaacatagaaaaacaaaacattaccTTGACTGGAAAATAGAAGGATCTAAACGCTAAGTGATCGCGCCCACACAGTGGTGGGTTTTCAGTCCTTAAGTGCATTTCTAGGGCTTGGAAGAAATCATGATCCTCTCTTGATGTGAAAGGAACCAGAACGCCTATTGAACCAGACAGCGTCGTGTAGACAAGTGATTCTGACCCGCCAGGAATGAGTGTCGCTCTCTGCAGAGACAGGGCTGTCTCGCCTATGTGGATGTTACATAATACTTCGGCCTTGTTGGACGCCCCGTTAAGTACACCACGATCCCAAAAAGATTTGTTTCCTGTAGGATCCTCATCCACGTCGTCTGAAGTCCGTGGTGGCAATCgcaactaaaaagaaaaacgagaaggaAATCAAATTCCTGTCTCTTCATCGACCCTTAACTTGGCAACTAAAGAATGCTCAGCAATAGATTATAATCATTGTAGATCAGTAGTCTAACATGTTAAACCATCATGGAAACAGAAATGTTTTCAAGCAAGAAGCGTTAATTACCACTGAGATGTTGCCGAATTTGTCCGCCACAGCAACAGTGTCATAATCCAACAGACACATGGTCGTGACATAACGCGGATGCGTGTCATCGGCAAATATAATCAGCTGATTTTCCATGCGTTTATAGCGGACGAAGTGGATACTCTCCTGAACATCAGCTACATACACCCTCTGGCCGAGAGCTTGAATGTTAACGACGCAGCTAGGCAGATGTTTATTTTCGCATTTCCGCAGCAATTTCTTCTTGCCCATGTCGTAAAGCCTCAGTAGCCGACCAACACCGATTAAAACTCGGCCCTGATAGGCGCATATGGCGTAGGGAGTATCTTCAACTGGCGTTTTGTGAATTAATTCAAGTGCCGACCAATCGTTAATCAACCTGCAAGAACAAAGCTTAGATAATGAAAGACTCGCactaatacaaaaaaaaaactaattatACTAAAATTCAGTACTGCAGAATTTTCATCCGAATAATCAGAAATTGCTATTTTCATCATTAATTCTAAACCCACAAAGACAAGAAGAGGAAACTCACTTGTATGTGTAGATGAATCCTCCGTCACATTGTTTGGGATTTAACTTAAGATCTTTGGCAACACCAACTAGTACGAAGTAATCTTCCGGGTCCTGGTTCATAAAACGCGCAAGCCCAATACTCAATGCAGCTTCATTCTGTGGCAGGCGAATGACGTGCAGAGAGTTGCCGCTGGTAGGGTCCATTATACGGATGATAGACGCCCACATGCCTGCACCGGCTTTCGGAGCACCGAAATCGCTTTCAGGCAAGTCTTCATTCAGGAAAGCATCGGCCATCTGATGCGCTAACTCTTGCTCCTCTTCCGTGGCAGCATCCCTCATCTCTTGTGCAATTTGTTGCTTCCTTTcgagttttgtttcttctgtgTATGCATTGTGGTCCGTTTCGATTATGATCATACGGCCAGAATCGTGGACAACAAACTTCCTAGGGGTATACTCCAACGGATAAGAAACTTGGTTGAAAACCGCGCCCAGTTTCTCCAGCGCCAAAATGCGGAGAGTATTAGATGCAATGGCAACGACACCCTCCGGACACTGTTCAGATGCGAATCCTGAAGCAAATTCCAGCGAGTCGTACGACAAGGGCGCAAGATGGAATCGGTTCTGGAAGTAATAACTCAGCCATGTACGTGACGATATAGCAAGAACGGCCTCGTGGTTCTGCGTCATGACACGGAAAAGCTTAACTGGTCTTGAACCAAGGTACCGTGTTCTGGTGTCAGCTAAATCCCCCGTCACTGGATCCAACACAGTCCTCAACAGAACACCATTCTGCAGACCGATATTAAGGAAAAGCTGTCCAGAAGTTCCCGTGCTCTCGGCATCCTTGTCATGACCACCCATCTCCACAATACACAGAGATTCGGGGGTAGCTGGCAATGCTTGCATGCTCAGTGGTGTAAGACAATCCtataaaaatatttgacaGGTTAGGGAAGGCCACCAGTATAAAATACACCATATAAACTAGAAATTTCAGTAATGAACGAGATGggatattttcaaaagaatcaTTTGAAACTTCAAATCTCTAGCCTAGGTTGTCATCATATAAAATATACGAATAGCAAAGGGAAGGGAAACTTACATTAGGATCCAACGAGATCACACGGACAGTGTTGTCTGCCAAACCGACAGCTAAGAAACGTGACCGCTGCTCGCCTGATGGAACATTGGCCAAAGCCATGCACACAACTTCCGCCGTCATTTCCTTGCGCTCTGTATACTCATTAAGTTGACCAGtctatataataataaaaaagttgaaatgtaaaaaatggGAAGTATGGAGCACATACTAAATCCTTACTGGATCCATCTCGAAGTAGACCAATTCCCCTCCAGCCAAGGAAATAACGACTTGCCGTTGATTGACAGCACACCGAGAAATCGCCCGTTTGCCAGGTGATTTCCATTCATTAATTCTCCGGTCTGCTCGAATGTGTCGAATTCCTTCGGGATAGACCTATTAGAATATTGTAGATAggacacagaaaaaaatataaaagattTAGATGTTACCTGAAGCAACGCATTATCCCCCAAAGAAGAACAGCCAAGGGTTGGAGTAGTTCCCAAAAACCCGGAATCCGTCACTTCCTCGACCGTTTCACCGATAGACAACACCAGCGTGGCATTCACGAATGAGACAACAATGTAAGCATCGAACTCGTCTGTAGAGATAAAAAGGCGAGAAATTAGTGAAAAATCCAACGGTCATCACAGTAAGTAAATTTAAAGCAAGATCAAAGGGGGAAGTGTACAGCTGAGCAAACTGAGGCATTACTCCACTAGGTTCCAGGGAAGATCAAGGATAACCTGAAAACAGTAAAAAGACTGGCGTTTGAACTATGGTCCAACCACCAGTCACTCACGAGTGCGCATCACAACGTGACAC
This genomic stretch from Daphnia carinata strain CSIRO-1 chromosome 4, CSIRO_AGI_Dcar_HiC_V3, whole genome shotgun sequence harbors:
- the LOC130687611 gene encoding neuronal pentraxin-1-like, with protein sequence MGEFGKRLLILAICIAQNASLSPTKVILTQRTRDDRQNIQLIEFLTSVPNLQDFTVCYWLKSVNTTTRQSTFSYAAPNHPLAIATWIEPTIFGLQIRMAINSMEVYSVPYNVAYHHWYHLCHSWEGASGRWLLYVDGELIGQGFDSTVRPQWIPGNGTVVFGQQQNNFDLSPDRPGGFQSSAGVEGEMTLMFFDSRPLRHDIQSLGASGNVKGEILGTKLTSDIDRNVWEVKPGSVDCFNQPQGDIVAWGVTQIELMGGALMVEAKPSCGDF
- the LOC130687610 gene encoding splicing factor 3B subunit 3-like gives rise to the protein MYLYNLTLQRATGIIQAVQGNFSGTKQQEIVIARGKVLEIVKPDPNTGKVHTLLSCEVFGIIRSIISFRLTGGNKDYVVVGSDSGRVVILEYNAAKNVFEKVHQETYGKSGCRRIVPGQYLAIDPKGRAVMISAIEKQKLVYILNRDAQAHLTISSPLEAHKSNTLVYNIVGVDVGFENPVFACLEMDYEEADGDHTGEAAQKTQQTLTFYELDLGLNHVVRKYSEPLEEHANFLITVPGGNDGPSGVLVCSENYITYKNLGEQHDIRCPIPRRRNDLDDPERGMIFVCSASHRTKAMFFFLVQTEQGDIFKITMDMDEEVVRELKIKYFDTVPVSSSMCVLKTGFLFVASEFGNHYLYQIAHLGDDDDEPEFSSNIPLEEGDTFFFAPRPLKNLVLVDEMESLSPVLTCHIADLANEDTPQLYALCGRSARSSLRVLRHGLEVSEMAVSELPGNPNAVWTVRKRADDEFDAYIVVSFVNATLVLSIGETVEEVTDSGFLGTTPTLGCSSLGDNALLQVYPEGIRHIRADRRINEWKSPGKRAISRCAVNQRQVVISLAGGELVYFEMDPTGQLNEYTERKEMTAEVVCMALANVPSGEQRSRFLAVGLADNTVRVISLDPNDCLTPLSMQALPATPESLCIVEMGGHDKDAESTGTSGQLFLNIGLQNGVLLRTVLDPVTGDLADTRTRYLGSRPVKLFRVMTQNHEAVLAISSRTWLSYYFQNRFHLAPLSYDSLEFASGFASEQCPEGVVAIASNTLRILALEKLGAVFNQVSYPLEYTPRKFVVHDSGRMIIIETDHNAYTEETKLERKQQIAQEMRDAATEEEQELAHQMADAFLNEDLPESDFGAPKAGAGMWASIIRIMDPTSGNSLHVIRLPQNEAALSIGLARFMNQDPEDYFVLVGVAKDLKLNPKQCDGGFIYTYKLINDWSALELIHKTPVEDTPYAICAYQGRVLIGVGRLLRLYDMGKKKLLRKCENKHLPSCVVNIQALGQRVYVADVQESIHFVRYKRMENQLIIFADDTHPRYVTTMCLLDYDTVAVADKFGNISVLRLPPRTSDDVDEDPTGNKSFWDRGVLNGASNKAEVLCNIHIGETALSLQRATLIPGGSESLVYTTLSGSIGVLVPFTSREDHDFFQALEMHLRTENPPLCGRDHLAFRSFYFPVKNVIDGDLCEQFNSIDSSKQKAVADDLDRAPNEVSKKLEDIRTRYAF